One Pseudodesulfovibrio cashew DNA window includes the following coding sequences:
- the dapB gene encoding 4-hydroxy-tetrahydrodipicolinate reductase has product MTTNIVILGAKGRMGNTLVNLTLADDELNLVGACERKGNAGGIDFDGCTASDCLEELLPEVPGAVVIDFTSPESSVASAKVAAKNGNPIVIGTTGLNKEQQAELAESAKEVPIFWAPNMSVGVNVLLKILPDLVQALGEAYDMEMVETHHKMKKDSPSGTALKLAQCLAEARGWDYDEVKKHCRDGIIGERPKKEIGVQTLRGGDVVGDHTMFFFGPGERIEVTHRAHSRETFASGALRAAKWLAQQKPGKLYAMADIF; this is encoded by the coding sequence ATGACGACAAATATCGTGATTTTGGGCGCCAAGGGGCGCATGGGCAACACGCTGGTCAACCTGACTTTGGCTGACGATGAACTTAACCTGGTGGGCGCGTGCGAGCGCAAGGGCAACGCCGGGGGCATCGATTTTGACGGCTGCACCGCTTCGGACTGCCTGGAGGAGCTTCTCCCGGAGGTGCCCGGTGCCGTGGTTATTGACTTCACGTCCCCCGAGTCCTCTGTGGCCTCGGCCAAGGTGGCGGCCAAGAACGGCAATCCCATCGTCATCGGCACTACCGGCCTGAACAAGGAGCAGCAGGCCGAACTGGCTGAATCGGCCAAGGAGGTTCCCATCTTCTGGGCTCCGAACATGTCCGTGGGCGTCAACGTCCTGCTCAAGATCCTGCCCGATCTGGTTCAGGCTCTGGGCGAAGCATATGACATGGAGATGGTCGAGACCCATCACAAGATGAAGAAGGACTCGCCCAGCGGAACAGCCCTCAAGCTGGCCCAGTGTCTGGCCGAAGCCCGTGGCTGGGACTATGACGAGGTCAAGAAGCACTGTCGCGACGGCATTATCGGCGAGCGCCCGAAGAAGGAGATTGGTGTCCAGACCCTGCGCGGCGGCGACGTGGTCGGCGACCACACCATGTTCTTCTTCGGTCCGGGGGAGAGGATTGAAGTCACTCACCGTGCCCACTCGCGAGAGACTTTTGCCTCCGGCGCGTTGCGTGCGGCCAAGTGGTTGGCGCAGCAGAAGCCGGGCAAGCTCTACGCCATGGCTGACATCTTCTAG
- the ligA gene encoding NAD-dependent DNA ligase LigA, with product MASSDFTERAAYLRETLEHHNYLYYVLDAPEITDSQYDELFRELAALEAAHPELDDPNSPTRRVGGEPAAGFTPYEHAVRMYSLDNAMKVEDWYAFTERVAKGLGRADVEYWTDPKMDGLALEVIYEKGRYVRAATRGDGQTGEDVTHNMRTVMNLPMNLRGGNVPDLLEVRGEVVMANEDFAALNERQELAGEKVFANPRNAAAGSIRQLDPKVAASRPLRFLAYGVGRVEWGGPLFSWTSQKEIMDGLGAFGFSIPPEARLCGSKQEVADYFLELGERRAALPFEIDGVVAKVNNLEMQRALGFTSRAPRWALALKFPAHQAKTVLKDIRIQVGRTGVLTPVAELEPVPLAGVTVSNATLHNKGYIRERDFRIGDTVLIQRAGDVIPQVLSVDLEERPSHAEPYVFPMTCPVCESDAYEDGEAVRCSNPACPAKTVQQIIHFVSKAGLDMEGVGRKWVERLAVDGVLDTPADLFSLKKTDLLRYEGMGDKSADNFITAIAKAREEAPLWRLVAGLGIRHVGEQTARTLAAHYADLDAIGAATQDELQDLEDVGPKVAESVHRFFQSEPTRKLLAEFKMVGFWPVGSIDTETEEDAAKQPLAGKVFIFTGSLPDMTRTQAQALVEERGGSAVKSISKKVDFVVAGEKAGSKIAKAEKLGLTVIDFDGFMALLNESE from the coding sequence ACTCTCGAACATCACAATTATCTCTATTACGTTCTGGACGCGCCCGAGATTACGGACAGCCAATACGACGAGTTGTTTCGGGAACTGGCGGCGCTGGAAGCGGCCCACCCGGAACTGGACGATCCCAATTCCCCCACCCGACGCGTAGGCGGTGAGCCTGCCGCAGGGTTCACGCCCTATGAGCATGCCGTGCGTATGTACAGCCTGGACAACGCCATGAAGGTGGAGGACTGGTATGCCTTCACCGAGCGCGTTGCCAAAGGCCTCGGTCGTGCGGACGTCGAGTACTGGACCGACCCGAAGATGGATGGCCTGGCCTTGGAGGTTATTTACGAGAAGGGGCGCTACGTCCGGGCGGCAACGCGCGGCGATGGACAAACCGGCGAGGACGTGACCCATAATATGCGCACGGTCATGAACCTGCCCATGAACCTGCGCGGGGGCAACGTCCCAGACCTGTTGGAGGTCCGGGGCGAAGTGGTCATGGCCAACGAGGATTTCGCTGCCTTGAACGAGCGTCAGGAATTGGCCGGGGAAAAGGTGTTTGCAAATCCCCGCAACGCTGCTGCCGGGTCCATTCGTCAACTTGATCCCAAGGTCGCTGCGTCCAGACCTCTTCGCTTTCTGGCCTACGGCGTCGGTCGAGTTGAGTGGGGCGGGCCGCTGTTTAGCTGGACCTCGCAAAAGGAGATCATGGATGGGCTTGGAGCATTCGGCTTTTCCATCCCGCCCGAGGCCCGGCTGTGCGGTTCCAAACAGGAGGTCGCCGACTATTTTCTCGAACTTGGGGAACGACGCGCCGCTTTGCCGTTTGAAATTGACGGTGTCGTTGCCAAGGTGAACAACCTGGAGATGCAGCGGGCGCTCGGCTTTACGTCCAGGGCACCGCGTTGGGCATTGGCCCTGAAGTTTCCTGCGCACCAGGCCAAGACGGTGCTCAAGGACATTCGTATCCAGGTCGGGCGCACCGGTGTGCTGACCCCTGTGGCGGAACTGGAGCCGGTTCCCCTGGCCGGAGTGACGGTGAGCAACGCCACCCTGCACAACAAGGGCTACATCCGGGAGCGGGATTTTCGCATAGGCGACACCGTGCTCATCCAGCGGGCCGGGGATGTCATTCCGCAGGTCCTGTCCGTGGACCTGGAGGAACGGCCCTCCCATGCCGAGCCCTACGTCTTTCCCATGACCTGTCCCGTTTGTGAGAGCGATGCCTATGAGGACGGCGAGGCCGTGCGCTGTTCCAATCCGGCGTGCCCGGCCAAGACCGTACAGCAGATCATCCATTTCGTGTCCAAGGCCGGGCTCGACATGGAAGGGGTGGGCCGCAAGTGGGTGGAGCGTCTGGCCGTGGACGGTGTGCTTGATACGCCCGCCGATCTCTTTTCTTTGAAGAAGACCGATCTGCTTCGTTATGAAGGCATGGGAGACAAGTCTGCTGATAACTTTATCACAGCCATTGCCAAGGCCCGGGAAGAGGCTCCGCTCTGGCGGCTTGTCGCCGGATTGGGCATTCGCCACGTGGGCGAGCAGACGGCGCGCACCCTTGCCGCCCATTACGCCGATCTGGACGCCATTGGTGCGGCTACACAAGACGAGTTGCAGGATCTGGAAGATGTGGGGCCCAAAGTGGCCGAAAGCGTTCATCGCTTTTTCCAGAGTGAGCCGACCAGAAAGCTTCTAGCCGAGTTCAAGATGGTGGGCTTTTGGCCGGTGGGCTCCATCGATACGGAAACGGAAGAGGACGCGGCAAAGCAGCCGCTTGCAGGAAAGGTTTTCATCTTTACAGGGAGTTTGCCGGATATGACGCGCACGCAGGCCCAGGCTCTGGTTGAGGAGCGGGGCGGCAGCGCGGTCAAATCCATATCCAAAAAGGTGGATTTTGTGGTAGCCGGAGAAAAGGCTGGCTCCAAGATCGCCAAGGCGGAGAAACTCGGACTGACCGTGATCGATTTTGACGGGTTCATGGCTTTGCTTAATGAATCCGAATAA